In Deltaproteobacteria bacterium, the following are encoded in one genomic region:
- a CDS encoding glucose-1-phosphate thymidylyltransferase, with the protein MKALVLSGGRGRRLHPITYTGPKQLIPVANRPILAYVLTNIARVGIRDVGMIISPETGDEIRRVIGDGSDYGVSVAYIVQSEPLGLAHAVKTARGFLGDEPFVMYLGDNLIGCGIESFIESFEKEHADALILLKSVENPCAFGVAEVDDEGHVTGLEEKPKEPKSDLALVGIYLFSPRVHEAVDAIKPSWRGELEITDAVKELMKMGATVRSHIIDTWWLDTGKKDDLLAANTTVLDELIGRKVPAGLASDSRISGRCEIDETAVITNSTLRGPVVVGAGAVIRDSFVGPYTSIAEKARVERSAIEHCVVMTGAVISDIDRMEDSLVGMNARVVRAGERHRAYRLIIGEDSIVEV; encoded by the coding sequence ATGAAAGCGCTTGTACTGAGCGGCGGCCGCGGCCGCCGGCTCCATCCCATAACCTACACGGGCCCCAAGCAACTGATCCCCGTGGCCAACCGTCCCATACTGGCCTACGTGCTCACCAACATCGCGCGCGTCGGCATAAGGGACGTGGGCATGATCATCTCTCCCGAGACGGGCGACGAGATAAGGCGGGTCATCGGAGACGGCTCGGATTACGGCGTATCGGTCGCCTACATCGTACAGAGCGAGCCCTTGGGGCTCGCCCACGCCGTCAAGACGGCCCGCGGCTTCCTCGGTGACGAGCCATTCGTCATGTACCTGGGCGACAACCTCATCGGCTGCGGCATCGAGAGCTTCATCGAGAGCTTCGAGAAGGAGCACGCCGACGCCCTCATCCTCCTCAAGTCCGTGGAGAACCCCTGCGCGTTCGGCGTGGCGGAGGTCGACGATGAGGGTCACGTCACAGGCCTCGAGGAGAAGCCGAAAGAGCCGAAGAGCGATCTTGCGCTGGTGGGCATCTACCTCTTCTCGCCCAGGGTCCACGAGGCCGTCGACGCCATAAAGCCGTCGTGGCGCGGCGAGCTGGAGATAACCGACGCCGTGAAGGAGCTCATGAAAATGGGCGCGACCGTGCGCAGCCACATCATAGACACGTGGTGGCTCGACACGGGCAAGAAGGACGATCTCCTGGCGGCCAACACCACGGTGCTCGACGAGCTCATAGGGAGGAAGGTGCCCGCCGGGCTCGCCTCGGATTCGCGCATAAGCGGACGGTGCGAGATAGACGAGACGGCCGTCATCACCAACAGCACCCTTCGCGGTCCCGTGGTCGTGGGCGCCGGCGCGGTCATAAGAGACAGTTTCGTGGGACCCTACACCTCCATCGCCGAGAAGGCGCGGGTGGAGAGGTCGGCCATCGAGCACTGCGTGGTCATGACGGGCGCCGTCATAAGCGACATCGACCGCATGGAGGACAGCCTGGTCGGAATGAACGCCAGGGTGGTGAGGGCCGGGGAGCGGCATCGCGCCTACCGTCTCATAATAGGCGAGGACTCGATAGTCGAGGTCTGA
- a CDS encoding twin-arginine translocation signal domain-containing protein: MKRIKIDRRQFIKGTAYIGAAAAGASLFSPANPELEAATAKEGRSATRTTALAQCPYCGVGCGTIIQAENGKIVSMRPDPDHPTNKGLQCIKGLTAAEPLYVDRMEGDPYVRKDVWEEWNKPGHGDLEYITKSKGRFDEELFVRVPYEKASEMVAHKIAHFVKKYGGNSVGLYGSGQLTVEGQYLENLFMKGVLGSNTIEANARMCMTSAVTAYFATLGSDTPPLAYEDIELSDMVMHFGHNPRESHPIIFWRIADHKKKTDIPTVVVDPRYTGTSQGYDAINSKNHTHVPILNGDISFLNSLAHVLLKEHPDVIDWDFMKKHTTGWKQYTDGVLANFSPEQVQDRMGGTQYPYGVGEKANVPPEMIRKIAAQFADATRKRLARGPNGHGGVIIMWGIGYNQHIHGQHNVI, from the coding sequence ATGAAGCGAATCAAGATAGACAGGCGCCAGTTCATAAAGGGGACGGCCTACATCGGCGCGGCCGCGGCCGGGGCGAGCCTCTTCTCGCCGGCAAACCCCGAGCTCGAGGCGGCCACGGCCAAGGAGGGCAGGTCGGCGACCCGCACCACCGCACTGGCCCAGTGTCCCTACTGCGGCGTCGGATGCGGGACCATAATACAGGCCGAGAACGGCAAGATCGTCTCCATGAGGCCCGACCCCGATCATCCCACCAACAAGGGTCTCCAGTGCATCAAGGGCCTCACGGCCGCCGAGCCCCTCTACGTGGACCGCATGGAAGGCGACCCCTACGTGCGCAAGGACGTCTGGGAGGAGTGGAACAAGCCGGGCCACGGCGACCTCGAGTACATCACCAAGAGCAAGGGCCGCTTCGACGAGGAACTCTTCGTCAGGGTCCCCTACGAGAAGGCATCGGAGATGGTGGCCCACAAGATAGCGCACTTCGTCAAGAAGTACGGCGGCAACTCGGTGGGCCTGTACGGCTCGGGCCAGCTCACCGTGGAGGGCCAGTACCTCGAAAACCTCTTCATGAAGGGTGTTCTCGGCTCCAACACCATCGAGGCCAACGCCCGCATGTGCATGACCTCGGCCGTCACCGCCTACTTCGCCACCCTCGGCTCCGACACGCCTCCGCTCGCCTACGAGGACATCGAGCTCAGCGACATGGTCATGCACTTCGGCCACAACCCCAGGGAGTCGCACCCCATCATCTTCTGGCGCATAGCCGACCACAAGAAGAAGACCGACATCCCCACCGTCGTCGTCGATCCCCGTTACACGGGCACGAGCCAGGGCTACGACGCCATCAACTCCAAGAACCACACGCACGTGCCCATACTCAACGGCGACATAAGCTTCCTCAACTCGCTGGCCCACGTGCTCCTCAAGGAGCATCCCGACGTAATCGACTGGGACTTCATGAAGAAGCACACCACGGGCTGGAAGCAGTACACCGACGGCGTGCTCGCCAACTTCAGCCCCGAGCAGGTGCAGGACCGCATGGGCGGCACCCAGTACCCCTACGGCGTGGGCGAGAAGGCCAACGTGCCGCCGGAGATGATCCGCAAGATAGCCGCCCAGTTCGCCGACGCCACGAGGAAGCGTCTCGCCCGCGGCCCCAACGGCCACGGCGGCGTCATCATCATGTGGGGCATAGGCTACAACCAGCACATCCACGGCCAGCACAACGTCATAT
- the rfbB gene encoding dTDP-glucose 4,6-dehydratase, whose protein sequence is MRKILVTGGAGFIGSNFIRMLRAKRPDVRVTVLDKLTYAGNPENLAELVESPGPGGYRFVKGDICDEALVDGLFAEEDFDRVVNFAAESHVDRSILGPRAFVETNVTGTFTLLEAARRHWRSGGEGRLFVHISTDEVYGSLAAGERSNEDSPYRPNSPYAASKAASDHLTRSYHRTYGLPVVISHCSNNYGPYQFPEKLIPLMIINALQGRELPVYGDGRNVRDWLHVADHCEAVELVCERGEAGRTYDIGSGREMENIELVRLLCDLVDEAVAACGELRRLHPFDGPRRRLIRFVADRPGHDRRYATDSSRIRDELGWTPRTELEEGLRRTVAWYIDNRRWWERVVSGEYRRYYELQYASRTNA, encoded by the coding sequence ATGAGGAAGATACTCGTTACAGGGGGGGCGGGCTTCATAGGGAGCAACTTCATCAGGATGCTGCGCGCGAAGCGGCCGGACGTGCGCGTGACGGTGCTCGACAAGCTGACCTACGCCGGCAACCCCGAGAACCTCGCCGAGCTGGTCGAGTCGCCTGGTCCCGGCGGCTACCGCTTCGTAAAGGGCGACATCTGCGACGAGGCACTGGTGGACGGCCTCTTCGCCGAAGAGGACTTCGACCGGGTGGTCAACTTCGCCGCCGAGAGCCACGTGGACCGCTCCATCCTCGGCCCCCGCGCCTTCGTCGAGACCAACGTGACGGGCACGTTCACGCTCCTGGAGGCCGCGCGCCGGCACTGGCGCTCCGGCGGGGAGGGACGCCTGTTCGTGCACATCTCCACCGACGAGGTCTACGGCTCGCTGGCCGCTGGAGAACGCTCGAACGAGGACTCGCCCTACAGGCCGAACTCGCCCTACGCGGCGAGCAAGGCGGCCTCGGACCACCTGACGCGCTCCTACCACCGCACATACGGCCTGCCGGTGGTGATAAGCCACTGCTCCAACAACTACGGCCCCTACCAGTTCCCTGAGAAGCTGATTCCGCTGATGATAATAAACGCCCTTCAGGGCCGCGAGCTCCCGGTCTACGGCGACGGGCGCAACGTGCGCGACTGGCTCCACGTGGCCGACCACTGCGAGGCGGTGGAGCTTGTCTGCGAGCGCGGCGAGGCGGGACGGACCTACGACATAGGGTCGGGCCGCGAAATGGAGAACATCGAGCTCGTAAGGCTGCTGTGCGACCTCGTCGACGAAGCCGTTGCGGCCTGCGGGGAGCTGCGGCGCCTCCACCCCTTCGACGGGCCGAGGCGGCGGCTCATAAGGTTCGTAGCCGACAGGCCCGGCCACGACCGCCGCTACGCGACCGATTCTTCGCGCATCAGAGACGAGCTTGGATGGACGCCGCGCACGGAGCTCGAGGAAGGGCTGCGCAGGACCGTGGCCTGGTACATCGACAACCGCCGCTGGTGGGAGCGGGTCGTCTCGGGAGAGTACCGCCGCTACTACGAGCTCCAGTACGCATCGAGGACGAACGCCTGA
- a CDS encoding ABC transporter permease — protein MKAVDRKLLRDLWKMKGQALAIAVVMAGGVAMFVMSLSTLDSLYLTRETYYRDYRFADVFASLGRAPDTLKGRIEEIEGVERVETRIVSAVNVDVEGFDEPVIGRVVSLPTDGPGGGGPELNALFFKAGRYVDPLRGDEVVISETFAQAHGLGPGDTVTAVMNGRKKRLKVVGVALSPEYIYQIAPGAMLPDFKRYAIMWMARRSVAAAFDMEGAFNDVVIRLSRGADEEYVLDRLDEILDRYGGRGAYGRSEQLSHRFLDEEFKQLATVATMFPVIFLGVAAFLLNVVVTRLVGTQREEIAVLKSFGYGNGAVGLHYLKLVVLLTLAGMAGGMLLGVWFGKGLSGIYGGFYHFPYLHYVLAPWIPAASLLVSLAASLLGTFTAVRRAVKLPPAEAMRPEPPAVYRETILERMGFKRLLAQPTRMIARHLERRPVKSMLSVVGISFACAIMVFSGFQEDAVDFMVRVEFGLSQREDLAVNFVEPISRTALHELSAMEGVTAAEPFRRVPVKLRFGHRDYRTSIQGFEPGGDLHRVLDRRLDPIELPPSGLVLTDYLGDILGLRPGDVVTVEVLEGSRAVRRVPVAALVTQYMGLGGYMDLRALNRVSGDGDVVSGVYLAVDSAREGSVYARLKDIPRVAGTVVHKTALESFNETMNRMILFFTFIASLLGGAIAFGVVYNSARITLSERSRELATLRVLGFTRGEISYILLGELAALTIAALPLGFVIGKGLCAHMAASLQTELYRVPLVLERDTFATAAVVVMVSAVFSGLIVRRRLDGLDLVAVLKTKE, from the coding sequence GTGAAGGCCGTAGACAGAAAGCTGCTGCGCGACCTCTGGAAGATGAAGGGCCAGGCCCTGGCCATCGCCGTCGTCATGGCCGGCGGCGTGGCCATGTTCGTCATGTCGCTCTCCACCCTCGACTCCCTCTACCTCACCCGCGAGACCTACTACCGCGACTACCGCTTCGCCGACGTCTTCGCCTCGCTGGGGCGCGCGCCCGATACTCTCAAAGGGCGCATCGAGGAGATAGAGGGTGTTGAGCGGGTGGAGACGAGGATCGTCTCCGCCGTCAACGTCGATGTCGAGGGCTTTGACGAGCCCGTAATAGGGAGGGTCGTCTCCCTGCCCACAGACGGCCCCGGCGGAGGCGGGCCCGAGCTCAACGCCCTCTTCTTCAAGGCCGGCCGCTACGTAGACCCCCTGCGCGGCGACGAGGTGGTCATAAGCGAGACCTTCGCCCAGGCCCACGGACTCGGCCCCGGCGACACGGTGACGGCCGTCATGAACGGCAGGAAGAAGAGGCTCAAGGTCGTCGGCGTGGCCCTTTCGCCGGAGTACATATACCAGATAGCCCCGGGGGCGATGCTGCCGGACTTCAAGCGCTACGCCATCATGTGGATGGCCAGGCGCAGCGTGGCCGCCGCCTTCGACATGGAGGGGGCCTTCAACGACGTGGTCATAAGGCTTTCACGGGGCGCCGACGAGGAGTACGTCCTGGATCGCCTCGACGAGATACTCGACCGCTACGGAGGGCGCGGCGCCTACGGCAGGAGCGAGCAGCTCTCGCACCGTTTCCTCGACGAGGAGTTCAAGCAGCTCGCCACCGTCGCCACCATGTTTCCCGTCATATTCCTCGGTGTGGCCGCCTTCCTCCTCAACGTGGTCGTCACAAGGCTCGTCGGCACCCAGCGCGAGGAGATAGCGGTGCTCAAGAGCTTCGGCTACGGCAACGGGGCCGTGGGCCTCCACTACCTCAAGCTCGTGGTGCTGCTCACGCTCGCCGGCATGGCCGGGGGCATGCTTTTGGGCGTCTGGTTCGGCAAGGGGCTTAGCGGGATATACGGCGGCTTCTACCACTTTCCTTACCTCCACTACGTGCTTGCGCCGTGGATCCCGGCGGCGTCGCTTCTCGTGAGCCTTGCGGCGTCGCTTCTCGGCACCTTCACGGCCGTGCGCCGGGCGGTGAAGCTTCCGCCGGCCGAGGCCATGCGGCCCGAGCCGCCGGCCGTCTACAGGGAGACGATCCTCGAGCGCATGGGGTTTAAGCGCCTGCTCGCCCAGCCCACACGCATGATAGCCCGCCACCTTGAGCGCCGTCCCGTAAAATCGATGCTCTCCGTCGTGGGCATATCCTTTGCCTGCGCCATCATGGTCTTCAGCGGCTTTCAGGAGGACGCCGTGGACTTCATGGTCCGCGTGGAATTCGGGCTCTCCCAGCGCGAGGACCTGGCCGTGAACTTCGTGGAGCCCATCTCCAGGACGGCCCTCCACGAGCTCTCGGCCATGGAGGGCGTGACGGCCGCCGAGCCCTTCCGCCGCGTGCCCGTGAAGCTTCGTTTCGGCCACCGCGACTACCGCACCTCCATACAGGGGTTCGAGCCGGGCGGTGACCTCCACCGCGTGCTCGACAGGCGTCTCGATCCCATAGAGCTCCCCCCCTCTGGCCTCGTCCTGACCGACTACCTCGGCGACATCCTCGGGCTCCGTCCCGGCGATGTGGTGACGGTGGAGGTGCTCGAGGGGAGCCGCGCCGTGCGCCGCGTCCCCGTGGCGGCGCTCGTGACCCAGTACATGGGGCTCGGCGGTTACATGGACCTCAGGGCCCTCAACCGCGTGAGCGGCGACGGCGACGTGGTCAGCGGCGTCTATCTCGCCGTGGACTCCGCCCGCGAGGGTTCCGTCTACGCAAGGCTCAAGGACATACCGCGCGTGGCCGGCACGGTCGTCCACAAGACGGCCCTCGAGAGCTTCAACGAGACGATGAACAGGATGATACTCTTTTTCACCTTCATCGCCTCGCTCCTTGGCGGGGCCATAGCCTTCGGCGTGGTCTACAACAGCGCCCGCATCACTCTCTCCGAGCGCAGCCGCGAGCTTGCGACCCTCCGGGTGCTGGGATTTACAAGGGGCGAGATTTCGTATATCCTCTTGGGTGAGCTCGCGGCGCTCACCATCGCCGCCCTTCCCCTGGGCTTTGTCATAGGCAAGGGGCTGTGCGCCCACATGGCGGCGAGCCTCCAGACCGAGCTCTACCGCGTCCCGCTCGTGCTCGAGCGCGACACCTTCGCCACGGCCGCCGTTGTCGTCATGGTCTCGGCCGTATTCTCGGGGCTCATCGTGCGCCGCCGGCTCGACGGGCTCGACCTCGTGGCCGTTCTCAAGACCAAGGAGTAG
- a CDS encoding ABC transporter ATP-binding protein: protein MNSGGDYGTVFEARGLTKVYRMGEVEVHALRGVDLDLYAGELVVLLGPSGSGKSTLLNILGGLDRATAGRVSYHGRDLTRATERELTAYRRYHVGFVFQFYNLIASLTALENVAVVTEIAKDPMRPEEALEIVGLGARLNHFPAQLSGGEQQRVAIARAIAKRPAVLLCDEPTGALDSATGVVVLEALERVNRELGTTTVLITHNIGIAAMADRVIRLADGLVAGIERNSSRKSPRELAW, encoded by the coding sequence ATGAACAGCGGCGGCGACTACGGGACGGTCTTCGAGGCCAGGGGGCTCACCAAGGTATACAGGATGGGCGAGGTCGAGGTCCATGCCCTGCGGGGCGTGGACCTCGACCTCTACGCCGGCGAATTGGTCGTCCTTCTCGGCCCATCGGGCAGCGGCAAGTCCACGCTCCTGAACATCCTCGGCGGCCTGGACAGGGCGACGGCGGGCCGGGTGAGCTACCACGGCAGGGACCTCACGAGGGCCACCGAGCGGGAGCTCACGGCCTACCGCCGCTACCACGTGGGCTTCGTCTTCCAGTTCTACAACCTCATCGCGAGCCTCACGGCCCTGGAGAACGTGGCCGTCGTGACCGAGATAGCGAAGGACCCCATGCGCCCGGAGGAGGCGTTGGAGATCGTAGGGCTCGGAGCAAGGCTCAACCACTTCCCGGCCCAGCTCTCGGGCGGCGAACAGCAGCGCGTGGCCATAGCGCGGGCCATCGCCAAGCGTCCGGCCGTGCTGCTCTGCGACGAGCCCACCGGCGCGCTCGACTCGGCCACTGGCGTCGTGGTCCTCGAGGCCCTGGAGCGGGTGAACCGCGAGCTCGGCACCACGACGGTCCTCATAACCCACAACATCGGTATCGCCGCCATGGCCGATCGGGTCATACGCCTCGCCGACGGCCTCGTGGCGGGCATAGAGCGCAACAGCAGCAGGAAGAGCCCCCGCGAGCTCGCCTGGTAG
- a CDS encoding efflux RND transporter periplasmic adaptor subunit: MPAPLPVETASAVRAPLRVTVTEDGKTRVVDRFVISAPVAGFVRRLRLDVGDRVSRGLVVAEMEPLRPQVLDRRSRAESRARVEAARAALKAAVEKAAAAATDRDLARTEYERIERLHAGGYAPRDMLDRAGADLDRAEAALRSARFSADVARFELEAAQTALRYSAAEGDAADAGEVVTLRSPVAGSVLKVFRKSEGVVAAGQPLLEVGDTAAIEVEVDVLSEDAVRIREGMAVVIERWGGAVALEGKVRTVEPVGFTKVSALGVEEQRVLVIVEITSPRNRWERLGHGYRVEASFVLWEGSDVLQVPASALFRRGEGWACFVVEEGRARLRMVKVGHRNGLAAEILSGLRPGEIVITHPANEIDDGVAVEPSIP, translated from the coding sequence ATGCCGGCTCCGCTTCCCGTCGAGACCGCCTCGGCGGTGCGCGCTCCGCTGCGCGTGACCGTCACCGAGGACGGAAAGACGCGGGTCGTGGACCGCTTCGTCATCTCGGCTCCCGTGGCGGGCTTTGTGAGGAGGCTGAGGCTCGATGTGGGCGACAGGGTGTCCAGGGGGCTGGTGGTCGCCGAGATGGAGCCTCTGCGCCCGCAGGTGCTCGACCGGCGCAGCCGCGCCGAGTCGCGGGCCAGAGTCGAGGCGGCCCGGGCGGCGCTCAAGGCCGCCGTGGAGAAGGCGGCGGCCGCGGCCACCGACAGGGACCTCGCCCGCACCGAGTACGAGCGCATTGAGCGCCTCCATGCCGGGGGCTACGCGCCCCGTGATATGCTCGACCGCGCCGGGGCCGATCTCGACCGCGCCGAGGCGGCGCTGCGCTCGGCCCGCTTCTCCGCCGACGTGGCCCGCTTCGAGCTCGAGGCGGCGCAGACGGCGCTGCGCTACTCGGCGGCGGAAGGCGACGCCGCAGATGCCGGCGAGGTGGTGACCCTTCGCTCGCCCGTTGCCGGAAGCGTCCTCAAGGTCTTCAGAAAGAGCGAAGGGGTCGTGGCCGCCGGCCAGCCCCTCCTGGAGGTGGGAGACACGGCGGCCATCGAGGTGGAGGTGGACGTCCTCTCCGAAGACGCCGTGCGCATCCGGGAGGGTATGGCCGTCGTCATAGAGCGATGGGGCGGCGCCGTGGCTCTGGAAGGAAAGGTGCGCACCGTGGAGCCCGTGGGCTTCACCAAGGTCTCGGCCCTCGGCGTGGAGGAGCAGCGCGTGCTGGTGATTGTGGAGATCACGTCGCCTCGCAACAGGTGGGAACGACTGGGACACGGCTACCGCGTGGAGGCGTCCTTCGTACTCTGGGAAGGAAGCGACGTGCTCCAGGTCCCCGCAAGCGCGCTCTTTCGCCGCGGCGAAGGGTGGGCCTGCTTCGTGGTGGAAGAGGGGCGCGCACGACTTCGCATGGTGAAGGTGGGGCACCGTAACGGCCTGGCCGCCGAGATACTATCGGGCCTGCGTCCCGGGGAGATCGTCATCACTCACCCGGCCAACGAGATCGACGACGGCGTGGCCGTCGAGCCCTCGATCCCTTGA
- a CDS encoding c-type cytochrome: protein MKSFSHQKFVLLASGFLGAFMLLSCSMLSVNARAGNDLVSRGRKVFLENCQACHQKDAEGQPGVAPSLTNKEFLSIASDRFLTETIRNGRPGTAMVGFGDTVDIKAIIAYLRSYAQLPYRGDIIDDPSKAQGDAEIGEVIFRRVCENCHGVNGAGYETGGSGPAIGKKGFLDVATDSFIRATVKEGRSNTKMRGFSGPEGLANLTDQEINDVITYMRTL from the coding sequence ATGAAGAGTTTTTCTCACCAAAAATTTGTTTTGTTGGCCTCCGGCTTCCTCGGGGCGTTCATGCTCCTGTCGTGTTCCATGCTGTCGGTCAACGCCAGGGCGGGCAACGACCTGGTGAGCAGAGGGCGCAAGGTCTTTCTTGAGAACTGCCAGGCCTGTCATCAGAAGGACGCCGAGGGTCAGCCGGGGGTGGCGCCGTCGCTGACCAACAAGGAGTTTCTCAGCATAGCCTCCGACCGCTTCCTGACCGAGACGATACGCAACGGACGTCCCGGCACGGCCATGGTGGGCTTCGGCGACACGGTGGACATCAAGGCCATCATCGCCTATCTCCGCAGTTACGCGCAGCTCCCCTACAGGGGCGACATCATAGACGATCCCTCCAAGGCGCAGGGCGACGCCGAGATCGGCGAGGTCATCTTCCGCAGGGTCTGCGAGAACTGCCACGGCGTCAACGGCGCCGGCTACGAGACCGGCGGGTCGGGACCGGCCATAGGCAAGAAGGGCTTCCTCGACGTGGCGACCGACTCCTTCATACGCGCGACCGTCAAGGAGGGACGCTCCAACACGAAGATGAGGGGCTTCAGCGGACCCGAGGGCCTGGCCAACCTCACCGACCAGGAGATAAACGACGTCATAACCTATATGCGTACACTGTAA
- the rffA gene encoding dTDP-4-amino-4,6-dideoxygalactose transaminase — protein MRIPFNKPFIVGKELYYIAQSVASGHIAGDGVFTRKCGELLEGRLGAARVLLTPSCTAALEMAAMLIDAGPGDEVIMPSYTFVSTANAFHLRGARPVFADIRPDTLNIDPALVEEAVTERTKAVVAVHYAGVGCDMDAITETASARGLHVIEDAAQALGASYRGRPLGTIGALGALSFHETKNFICGEGGALVINDGRFVERAEILREKGTDRSRFFRGEVDRYTWVDIGSSYLPSDLQAAFLYAQLENMDAITTRRGAIYRFYEQELSVLEAKGLARLPRLPAECAPNHHLFYLIVEDETTRDGLIAHLKSRGILAVFHYVPLHLSKVGRRLGYREGMLPVTEDLSRRLVRLPFFYSITEAEQAEVAREIKTFLGA, from the coding sequence ATGAGGATACCGTTCAACAAGCCTTTCATAGTGGGCAAGGAGCTCTACTACATCGCCCAGTCGGTCGCAAGCGGCCACATTGCGGGCGACGGGGTATTCACGAGGAAGTGCGGCGAGCTGCTCGAGGGGCGTCTCGGCGCGGCGCGGGTGCTGCTCACCCCCTCGTGCACGGCGGCCCTCGAGATGGCGGCCATGCTAATCGATGCCGGTCCCGGCGACGAAGTGATAATGCCCTCCTACACCTTCGTATCCACGGCCAACGCCTTCCACCTGCGCGGCGCAAGGCCCGTCTTCGCGGACATAAGGCCCGATACGCTCAACATCGATCCGGCTCTCGTGGAAGAGGCCGTCACCGAGAGGACGAAAGCCGTGGTGGCGGTCCACTACGCCGGCGTGGGCTGCGACATGGACGCCATCACCGAGACCGCCTCGGCCAGGGGCCTCCACGTCATAGAGGACGCGGCCCAGGCCCTGGGCGCAAGCTACAGGGGCCGTCCCCTGGGGACCATAGGCGCCCTCGGCGCCCTGAGCTTCCACGAGACGAAGAACTTCATCTGCGGCGAGGGGGGCGCGCTGGTCATAAACGACGGGCGGTTCGTGGAGAGGGCCGAGATACTGCGCGAGAAGGGGACGGACCGCAGCCGCTTCTTCCGGGGGGAGGTGGACAGGTACACGTGGGTCGACATAGGCTCGTCATACCTGCCCTCGGACCTGCAGGCGGCCTTCCTCTACGCGCAGCTTGAGAACATGGACGCCATCACCACAAGGCGCGGCGCCATATACCGCTTCTACGAGCAGGAGCTTTCGGTGCTGGAGGCGAAGGGGCTCGCCCGCCTTCCGCGCCTCCCCGCCGAGTGCGCGCCGAACCACCACCTCTTCTACCTGATCGTCGAGGACGAGACCACAAGGGACGGCCTCATCGCCCACCTCAAGTCAAGGGGCATCCTCGCCGTCTTCCACTACGTGCCGCTCCACCTCTCGAAGGTGGGCCGCCGTCTCGGCTACCGCGAGGGCATGCTGCCCGTGACCGAGGACCTGAGCAGGCGGCTCGTGCGCCTGCCCTTCTTCTACTCCATAACCGAGGCCGAACAGGCCGAGGTGGCGCGGGAGATAAAGACCTTCCTCGGCGCCTGA
- a CDS encoding transcription termination factor Rho produces the protein MNLKELKEKKINELTALAKKYNIEGATSMRKQDLIFSLLQAQSDQNGLIYGEGVLETLPDGFGFLRAPDYNYLPGPDDIYVSPSQIRRFNLRTGDIVSGQIRPPKEGERYFALLKVEQVNYEAPEVAREKILFDNLTPLYPQEKIRLEREPGNMSMRIMDLFTPIGKGQRGLIVSPPRAGKTILLQQIANSITTNHPEIVLLVLLIDERPEEVTDMERSVNGEVISSTFDEPAQRHVQVSEMVIEKAKRLVEHQKDVVILLDSITRLARAYNTVVPPSGKVLSGGVDSNALHKPKRFFGAARNIEEGGSLTIIATALIDTGSRMDEVIFEEFKGTGNMEIVLDRKLAERRIFPAIDLNKSGTRKEDLLLTKEELNRIWILRKVLQPLNPIESMEFLLDKMQHTDSNKAFLDSMSR, from the coding sequence ATGAATCTCAAGGAACTAAAGGAAAAGAAGATAAACGAACTGACCGCCCTCGCCAAGAAGTACAACATCGAGGGCGCGACGAGCATGAGAAAGCAGGACCTCATCTTCTCGTTGCTCCAGGCCCAGAGCGACCAGAACGGCCTCATCTACGGCGAGGGCGTTCTCGAAACCCTGCCCGACGGCTTCGGCTTCCTGAGGGCGCCGGACTACAACTACCTGCCCGGCCCCGACGACATCTACGTCTCGCCGTCGCAGATAAGGCGCTTCAACCTGAGAACGGGCGATATCGTCTCCGGCCAGATCCGCCCGCCCAAGGAGGGCGAGCGCTACTTCGCCCTGCTGAAGGTCGAGCAGGTCAACTACGAGGCCCCCGAAGTGGCCCGCGAAAAGATACTCTTCGACAACCTCACCCCCCTATACCCCCAGGAGAAGATAAGGCTCGAAAGAGAGCCCGGCAACATGTCCATGCGCATCATGGACCTCTTCACCCCCATCGGCAAGGGGCAGCGCGGCCTCATCGTATCGCCGCCGAGGGCGGGCAAGACCATACTGCTCCAGCAGATAGCCAACTCCATAACGACCAACCACCCGGAGATCGTGCTCCTCGTCCTCCTCATCGACGAGCGCCCCGAGGAAGTGACCGACATGGAGCGCTCCGTCAACGGCGAAGTCATAAGCTCCACCTTCGACGAGCCCGCCCAGCGCCACGTCCAGGTCTCGGAGATGGTCATCGAAAAGGCCAAGCGCCTCGTCGAGCACCAGAAGGACGTGGTCATCCTCCTCGACAGCATCACGCGCCTTGCCAGGGCCTACAACACCGTCGTCCCACCCAGCGGAAAGGTCCTCTCCGGCGGCGTCGACTCCAACGCCCTCCACAAGCCCAAACGCTTCTTCGGCGCGGCCCGCAACATCGAAGAGGGCGGCAGCCTCACCATCATCGCAACGGCACTCATCGACACGGGCAGCCGCATGGACGAGGTCATCTTCGAGGAGTTCAAGGGCACGGGCAACATGGAGATAGTCCTCGACAGGAAGCTCGCCGAAAGGCGCATATTCCCGGCCATCGACCTCAACAAGTCGGGCACGCGGAAGGAAGACCTGCTCCTCACAAAGGAAGAGCTCAACCGCATCTGGATACTCCGCAAGGTCCTCCAGCCCCTTAACCCCATCGAGAGTATGGAGTTCCTCCTCGACAAGATGCAGCACACCGACTCCAACAAGGCCTTCCTCGACTCCATGAGCCGCTGA